The nucleotide window GCGGTGTGATGATGATTTGGCGGTAGCCGCCAGCACGCCTCGAGTAAATCCATGAAATACTCAGATAAGCCGCGGCTAGAATAACAAGCGTGCTTTCTTCTTCATGAAGACATTGAAGCTTGATGCTCTATTATAAGCATATCTTTTAAGTATTGTGAGACGTTGTCACGAATATATTGACGGTCTTCATCAGAAATCTGCAAAAATCTTACGCCGACAGCACGCCTTTCTTGTTGAGATTTGTGCGGATACAAATGGCAATGCACCACCTGTGCAGTTATAATTAGAGGATCATGCGCCGGAGGATATATATCCATGCGGAATATTTCATAAGGAATAAATGAATAATTGCAGAAAAAGAGCGAACCATACGCACTTATATTCGCTGTTTCTCCTTTTATTAAACCATTCGTCTTCTGGGAATTCTGCGGCAGAAACGAAATCAAGCAAATCTGTTCTCGAGTGTTATTTACCTGAATAGGAAGGTTATTATTGTATAATTTTAAACAGTATCTCAATATACGAACTGGCCACTTTGCCTCCAGCCTGATTGCCAGTCTTCTCTTGTAAGACGCCTCTGTCATTTTTCCCGACCAGTGTTGTTCAACTGCCAACCGCTCAGCCTTCGTCCAGCAGTCATGTAAAACTTCTGCAGCCAATCGCTGCCAGCCCCACCTTCTTTCTCGTCAATTTACCCGGGCAGCCTCCAGGAAGCCTTTCTGTTGAGCTGGGCCTCCTGTCCCGGCTAACTTACAGGAAGAACTTCATGAATGCAAGAAAATCGTGCACCCTCTGTTGCCAAGGGAGATCAACCAGGGCGCTGCAAATCAAGGAGCTCGCCACAGTACCTGGCCGCTCTTGTCCAGCAAAATAAGAGCAGGCAAGGCCTTTTGTTCTATGAAGCCGGTTCGCCGTATCCTGGTAAGATCGGTATTGCCGAGTATTGCACGCTCTCTGCCGCTGCCATCGTAGATTGTCATTGCTGCTTCACCTGCATGGTCCACCAACAGGGCAATGCGGTTTCTACCCCGGTTGTCTCGCAACGACAGATAGGGCTCGCCATTTGTTTTTATGGCCATGGTAGCTCGATGCTTGCCTTGACCGTCCATCAGGGACAACACGGGAGTTTCTTGCTGCCCGGTCAGGGTAAACAGAGCATGTGGTCGACCCGAGCTATCATAAAGAACGAGGCCCGGCCCTTCAGCAGACATGGCCAGAGTAGCTCTAACCACGCCCTGCTTGTCCACCAGACGAAACTCCTGAGAAACCAGCACATGGTGGGCCTCTGCAGGTTGCTCGGCGAACAGGAGGGCGTGCTCGTCAAAGAGGTTGGTCAACAACCCTCCGCCTACCCCGGCAATTATGGCCAGCAAGACAAGCATTGCTATTCTTCCATTTTCTTTTGCCATCTTCCTCTTCCCTTTCCTAGGCTGGATAGTCCATGAATTAACAGCTGCCCTCTCTGGATCCTCCGAGCCAGTGCAGGGTCTTCAGCATGATTCGCTCGTGCACCGCCTGCTGGCTGACACCGGCGGCTTTGGGCAGCCGAAAAGAGTGGTCCCCACCCTCTATGATCTCCAGCACCCAGGGAGCCGACAACCGCTCCAAGACTTGCTGCAACAGCGGCAAATCGCATAGAGAGTCCCGACTGCCGGCAAAGAAGAGCATGGGGATAGTGATATGCTCGAGGTGGGCTGCCCTGAGTTTTTCTTTCCGTCCAGGCGGATGGAGTGGATAACCGTAAAAGATCAGCCTGGCCACTGGCAGGAGACCTTCGGCAACCATCTGGGCTGCCACTCTGCCACCCATGGATTTACCTGCAGCTATGATAGTTCGCGGAGCATGGCGGTGATCACGCAAGAAATGGTAGACCTGCTGCCAGGTAGCTGCCAGAACCTCTTGTCTGTCCGGAGACTTGCGCCCCTGTTCGCGATAGGGAAAGTTGAATCTGAGCGAAAGATAGCCGGCCTGGGCCAGTCCCTGGGCCAGAGTGACCAGCAGAGGATGGTTCATATCGTTGCCAGCCCCATGGGCCAGGATAACGCCTGTTCCAGTTTTTTCCCCAGAAGTTCGGGGCAAAGAGAGGATCCCTGAGACCTGCCTGTGTTTTCCTATGGGAATATACACTCTGTCATTCATGTGCAGTTGCCCCTCAAACTTTTTCTGCTGTGATTTTTTAGCTTATGCTTATGAGCTAAATGCTGTCAAGATCACCTTTGATAAAGGCTCTCTTTTGTTGCCGTTCACAGCCCCGCAGGAGCACAGTGGCAGCGTCCAGCGCCCCGCCCTTTGACTTATTGCTCGCACATCAGGTAATATATGAAATTCTTTTGACTTGCTCTGATCTCCCAGCTCAGAGATCTATGGATCAGCGGATGGTGCCCGGTGGAAAAGAAGCAGTTCATAGATGAACTCAGCCAGAATGACGCTGTGACAAGCCCTTTCCTGGTAAAGGAAAAGAGACTTGCTACAACTCGCAGCGGCAAGCCATACCTCAGCCTTCGCCTCGGAGACAGAAGCGGCGAGATTGAGGGCCGCATCTGGGAGCAGGCAACAGAGCTCGACTCCGCCTTCGATGTCAATGATGTGGTGTTGGTGCAGGGCAGGGTGGAGCGCTATCGCGAGCAACTGCAACTCAAGGTAACGGCAATCGAGCGTCTCGATCCGGAGGACATCGAGGCAGATCTGTTTCTGCCCACCAGTCCAGTAGACTCAGAGGAACTCTGGCAACAACTCAAAGCAATTGCAGCGCAGGTAAGGAATCGGCACCTGCAGCGGCTGCTGCAGCATTTTCTCACCGCCCCGGATTTTGCTCGGCAAATGAAAAAGGCACCTGCTGCCAAGTCCATGCATCACGCTTATGCCGGTGGCCTCCTGGAACACACGGTGTCAGTGACCAAACTCCTCGAGAGTTTTTGTGAACACTATCCTTTTTTGGACAGAGATCTGCTCATCACGGCAGGGATACTGCATGACATAGGAAAGTTGGAGGAACTCTCAGGCAATCTGGCCATAGACTATACTGATGCCGGCAGGCTGCTCGGCCATCTGGTGCTGGGCGCCCAACGTGTGGCTCAGGAAATTGACAAGATCGCCAATTTCCCAACGGATCTTGCCCTCAGCCTTCAACATCTTATTGTCAGCCACCACGGCGAATACGAATTCGGCTCCCCCAAGCGCCCCAAAATCATCGAGGCCTTTGCCCTCCATTATGCCGACGATCTGGACGCCAGGATGAACAACATCAGCAGCGTCCTTGCTGCAACTACCTCCCGCTGGACCACTTTTCAACGGCAGTACGGCCGTTTTCTATTCAAGGGCGGCAACAGTAGCCAAGCCGCCGCCCTGGAGACCTCCAGGTCTGCCCTAGAAGTGAGGCCCCGGGAAAAGTCTGCAAACTACAGCCTGTTGGAGCGGTTGTCCTCGATCAGCGAAGGAAAGGAGCCTTGACCGCTGTGTTCATAAGCTTCGAGGGAATTGAGGGATCGGGCAAGAGCACGCAGGTGCACAAATTGGCGCAGCTATTCAGCCGCCGACAGATCCCTCACGTGGTAACCAGGGAGCCAGGTGGCACTAGACTTGGCCAACTGGTCCGCCGCATTCTTCTCGATTCGCAGCACCGAGAAATGGAAAGCCTCACAGAACTGTTGCTCTATGCGGCGGACAGAGCCCAGCACGTGGCCCAGGTCATTCGTCCTGCCCTGGCAGCGGGAAAATGGATCATCTGCGACCGCTTTGCCGACGCCACCATCGCTTATCAGGGCTTTGGCCGAGGGCAAAACATGGATCTCATCCATGAGTTGAACAGGATGGCTACCCAGGGAGTATGGCCAGAGCTGACCCTGCTGCTCGACTGCCCGGTGGAAGTTGGCCTGCACAGAGCTCGACAACGTATCGACAGATTGGCCCCGGCGGATCGGCAGGACCGCTTCGAACAGCAGTCGCAGTCATTTCATCAGAAGGTCAGGAATGGCTATCTGCAACTGGCAGCCGCAGAGCCAGAGCGCTTCATGGTTCTGGATGCCACCAAGGACCCGGACCTGCTGCACGAGGAAATTGTCGCACTCCTGGCACCTCATGTGAGCTGAGGGAGGAGACGGAATGAGTTTTGCCGATATCTTTGGCCAGCAGCGTGTTATTCGCTTGTTGCAGAGAGGCTTGCGCAACAATCGTCTACCCCACTCCATGCTGTTCACGGGTCAGCAAGGTGTGGGCAAGCGGTTGACTGCTGTCACACTTGCCAAGGTCCTTACCTGTCAGGGCGGCAACAGACTGGATTGCTGCGAGCAGTGCAGCTCTTGCGCCAAGGTCAACAACAACAATCATCCGGACGTGCTCACCCTGAATGGCCAAAAGGATATCATCAAGATAGGCCAGAT belongs to Deltaproteobacteria bacterium and includes:
- a CDS encoding dienelactone hydrolase family protein, whose product is MNDRVYIPIGKHRQVSGILSLPRTSGEKTGTGVILAHGAGNDMNHPLLVTLAQGLAQAGYLSLRFNFPYREQGRKSPDRQEVLAATWQQVYHFLRDHRHAPRTIIAAGKSMGGRVAAQMVAEGLLPVARLIFYGYPLHPPGRKEKLRAAHLEHITIPMLFFAGSRDSLCDLPLLQQVLERLSAPWVLEIIEGGDHSFRLPKAAGVSQQAVHERIMLKTLHWLGGSREGSC
- a CDS encoding PilZ domain-containing protein, which encodes MAAEVLHDCWTKAERLAVEQHWSGKMTEASYKRRLAIRLEAKWPVRILRYCLKLYNNNLPIQVNNTREQICLISFLPQNSQKTNGLIKGETANISAYGSLFFCNYSFIPYEIFRMDIYPPAHDPLIITAQVVHCHLYPHKSQQERRAVGVRFLQISDEDRQYIRDNVSQYLKDMLIIEHQASMSS
- a CDS encoding dTMP kinase, producing the protein MFISFEGIEGSGKSTQVHKLAQLFSRRQIPHVVTREPGGTRLGQLVRRILLDSQHREMESLTELLLYAADRAQHVAQVIRPALAAGKWIICDRFADATIAYQGFGRGQNMDLIHELNRMATQGVWPELTLLLDCPVEVGLHRARQRIDRLAPADRQDRFEQQSQSFHQKVRNGYLQLAAAEPERFMVLDATKDPDLLHEEIVALLAPHVS
- a CDS encoding HD domain-containing protein → MEKKQFIDELSQNDAVTSPFLVKEKRLATTRSGKPYLSLRLGDRSGEIEGRIWEQATELDSAFDVNDVVLVQGRVERYREQLQLKVTAIERLDPEDIEADLFLPTSPVDSEELWQQLKAIAAQVRNRHLQRLLQHFLTAPDFARQMKKAPAAKSMHHAYAGGLLEHTVSVTKLLESFCEHYPFLDRDLLITAGILHDIGKLEELSGNLAIDYTDAGRLLGHLVLGAQRVAQEIDKIANFPTDLALSLQHLIVSHHGEYEFGSPKRPKIIEAFALHYADDLDARMNNISSVLAATTSRWTTFQRQYGRFLFKGGNSSQAAALETSRSALEVRPREKSANYSLLERLSSISEGKEP